From Cannabis sativa cultivar Pink pepper isolate KNU-18-1 chromosome 8, ASM2916894v1, whole genome shotgun sequence, a single genomic window includes:
- the LOC115700768 gene encoding uncharacterized protein LOC115700768 gives MGRWVRPEVYPLMAAMTFVTSMCVFQLTRNVFMNPDVRVNKANRSMGVLDNKDEGEKYAEHSLRRFLRTRPPEVMPTINHFFSQDKH, from the exons ATGGGGCGTTGGGTTAGACCAGAG GTTTATCCATTAATGGCTGCAATGACCTTCGTCACAAGCATGTGCGTATTTCAGCTTACGAGGAATGTGTTTATGAACCCTGATGTCAG GGTGAATAAAGCTAATAGAAGCATGGGAGTACTGGATAACAAAGACGAAGGAGAGAAATATGCAGAGCATAGTCTGAGGAGGTTCCTTCGAACAAGGCCCCCAGAAGTCATGCCCACCATCAATCACTTCTTCTCCCAAGACAAACACTAA